A single uncultured Acetobacterium sp. DNA region contains:
- a CDS encoding HD domain-containing phosphohydrolase: protein MSTKILIVDDSTTDRLIINSMLMDYNTLTACDGLEAMEQIKKNPDIDLVILDLNMPNMNGFEVLEALAKDPEYRKIRTIILTNYDEIDNEVKGLELGAVDYIRKPLNLQSLLIRINIHIKLKSIQKMIEQDNKRLDALVLKKTREVAATRDITIQALVGLLEVRNIESSKHTIRTQWIMKLLCDHLKTKEKYVEILTEAYVQELVTTTPLHDIGKVGIPDNILLKPGKLTIDEFTIMKKHVEYGVNALQNEICSDEDVPSFIRTAMEIVGTHHEKYNGTGYPKGLSGEAIPLPGRLMAIIDVYDALTSERIYKPAYDFDDSIGLIEGESGEHFDPDIVAGFLEIKETIFDISRKFIQESIEVVATRCED from the coding sequence ATGAGTACAAAGATATTGATTGTGGATGATTCAACCACCGACCGTTTGATTATCAATAGCATGTTGATGGATTACAACACGTTGACTGCTTGCGATGGACTGGAAGCCATGGAACAGATCAAAAAAAATCCGGACATCGATCTGGTAATTCTCGATTTGAACATGCCCAATATGAATGGCTTCGAGGTACTTGAAGCGTTGGCAAAAGATCCGGAATATCGAAAGATTCGAACCATTATTTTAACCAATTATGATGAAATCGACAATGAGGTCAAAGGTCTGGAGTTGGGCGCTGTCGACTATATCAGAAAGCCGTTGAACCTTCAATCGTTGCTCATCCGAATCAATATCCACATTAAATTAAAAAGCATTCAGAAAATGATCGAGCAGGATAATAAAAGGTTGGATGCCCTGGTTCTGAAAAAAACCAGAGAAGTGGCAGCTACCCGGGATATTACCATCCAGGCTCTGGTAGGACTGCTGGAGGTCCGAAATATTGAATCCTCCAAACATACCATCAGAACCCAATGGATTATGAAACTGTTGTGTGATCATCTAAAAACCAAAGAAAAATATGTGGAGATTCTGACCGAAGCTTATGTACAGGAACTTGTTACCACCACGCCCCTTCATGACATCGGCAAGGTCGGCATCCCGGACAATATTTTACTAAAACCGGGAAAATTGACAATCGATGAATTTACGATCATGAAAAAACATGTGGAGTATGGCGTCAATGCGCTTCAAAACGAAATATGCAGTGATGAGGACGTCCCCAGCTTTATCAGGACGGCCATGGAAATTGTAGGCACTCATCACGAAAAGTATAACGGAACCGGTTATCCCAAAGGGCTAAGCGGCGAAGCCATTCCATTGCCGGGGCGGTTGATGGCCATCATCGATGTGTATGATGCGCTCACCAGCGAACGCATCTATAAACCAGCCTATGATTTTGACGATAGTATCGGTTTGATCGAAGGTGAAAGCGGCGAACATTTTGATCCGGATATTGTGGCCGGGTTTTTGGAAATCAAAGAAACCATTTTTGATATTTCCCGAAAATTCATCCAGGAGTCAATTGAAGTGGTGGCAACAAGATGCGAAGATTAA
- a CDS encoding transporter substrate-binding domain-containing protein yields MRRLSSVLIFLIIILGWPSFCYARDNSIDWTPEEIAFMEAYPVIHLGVDPKFVPFEFFDENGNYQGITSDYLEIISEKTGLQFDVAKGLTWTEAYEKALRGEVDMLPAVSKTPAREQYFLFSEPYYNFKRVIVVQDSTKNINGIEDLYGKTVAVQKNSSHHSYLAEFSQINLSLYDSVEDALTAVANGTETAFVGNLATTNYLIHSNGLTNLKFVAFEAEKQQSLYFAVRNDWPELISIMNKTLETITPEERIAINNQWVGVEVVPDYTPIYQIVMIVSGVIMLIWLVSIYWILRLRREIEKRKKIQNDLELAKLEAESANNIKSSFLARMSHEIRTPLNAITGMAYLVKRTQVTLTQKMYLDRITQSANTMLSIINDILDFSKIEAGKIELERVSFNLDLVIQDVINIVSYKIEEQRIGFKLTKDPKIPNCYFGDAKRIEQILLNLINNATKFTTVGEVSLDIRLVARESNRYHLAFTVRDTGIGMSEDQIKNLFEPFAQGDASINRRFGGTGLGLSIVKSLVEMMAGEIQVYSTVGEGSTFIVELSLEKDLEKEAEYQEQVSSLYFNDIKTLVLEKTGSNMNIIDSYLSAFGMHCELTTSPASAINMLELENSKFSAPFDLLILDYDTPTSGGFKFVEMLQANKKIVKKPKVIMLLPMMREDLFDKLDTQGVDIGIGKPIIPSVLYNGILEIFRTKALVVNQQFTQEEIRQEIMENSYGVLVVEDNKTNQLIAKSLLEPVGFRVWLGNDGQEGIALFKTYQNDIDLVLMDLHMPILNGYEAAEKIREISPDVPIVAMTADVIQGVKEKCEAAGIHHYISKPFDPERFVETVSEIIRANQNTESETEVVPISEIIKKDELDTVVLDRQQGLNYMGNNKALYESVLKAYFEENQEININLAAAIKNKGYEEATQMVHKVKSSSGSIGAKQVFQIAMNLQEALEDRSEEKIARLYPQFIKAMDALLADIEKS; encoded by the coding sequence ATGCGAAGATTAAGCAGCGTCCTGATTTTTTTGATAATCATTTTAGGATGGCCTTCTTTTTGTTATGCCAGGGATAACAGTATTGACTGGACGCCTGAAGAGATTGCTTTTATGGAAGCGTATCCGGTGATTCATTTGGGGGTGGATCCCAAGTTTGTACCTTTTGAATTTTTTGATGAGAATGGAAATTATCAGGGAATTACCTCAGACTATCTGGAAATAATCAGTGAAAAAACCGGTCTGCAATTTGATGTTGCCAAAGGCCTGACCTGGACCGAAGCCTATGAAAAAGCTTTGCGTGGGGAAGTTGATATGTTGCCGGCAGTGTCTAAAACCCCGGCCCGGGAGCAATACTTTTTGTTTTCTGAGCCTTACTATAATTTTAAACGGGTAATTGTTGTTCAAGACAGTACTAAAAATATCAATGGTATCGAGGACTTGTACGGGAAGACCGTAGCAGTACAAAAAAACAGTTCCCACCATAGTTACCTGGCCGAGTTTTCGCAGATTAACTTGAGCTTGTATGATTCGGTGGAAGATGCACTAACTGCTGTAGCCAATGGAACGGAAACAGCTTTTGTGGGAAATCTGGCAACGACCAATTATCTGATTCATTCAAATGGTTTGACAAATTTGAAATTTGTAGCCTTCGAAGCCGAAAAACAACAGAGTTTGTATTTTGCAGTACGGAATGACTGGCCGGAGCTCATCAGCATTATGAACAAAACCCTGGAAACAATTACGCCGGAAGAACGGATTGCCATTAATAATCAATGGGTTGGCGTCGAGGTTGTCCCGGATTATACGCCTATTTATCAAATTGTTATGATTGTCAGCGGGGTGATCATGCTCATCTGGCTGGTATCAATTTACTGGATCTTGCGGCTGCGCCGAGAAATTGAAAAGCGCAAAAAAATTCAGAATGATCTGGAGTTGGCCAAGTTGGAGGCAGAATCGGCCAATAATATTAAATCAAGCTTTCTGGCCCGGATGTCCCATGAAATCAGAACCCCTCTCAATGCCATTACCGGCATGGCGTATCTGGTGAAAAGGACCCAGGTCACCTTGACTCAGAAAATGTATCTGGATCGGATTACCCAGTCGGCCAATACCATGCTGAGCATTATCAATGACATTTTGGATTTTTCAAAAATTGAAGCTGGGAAAATTGAGCTGGAACGGGTGTCGTTTAATCTTGATCTGGTGATCCAGGATGTCATTAACATTGTATCTTATAAAATTGAAGAACAGCGGATTGGCTTTAAACTGACTAAAGACCCCAAGATTCCGAACTGCTATTTTGGGGATGCCAAACGGATCGAACAGATTTTACTTAATTTAATCAATAATGCCACTAAGTTTACAACTGTCGGTGAAGTGTCGCTTGATATTCGCCTGGTGGCCAGGGAATCCAACCGATACCACCTGGCTTTTACCGTTAGAGACACTGGCATTGGGATGTCCGAAGATCAGATCAAAAATCTCTTTGAACCGTTTGCTCAAGGTGATGCCAGCATTAATCGGCGGTTCGGCGGAACGGGATTGGGTCTTTCCATCGTAAAAAGTCTGGTCGAAATGATGGCCGGGGAGATTCAAGTCTACAGTACCGTTGGTGAAGGCTCAACGTTTATTGTGGAGCTATCATTAGAAAAAGATCTGGAAAAAGAAGCGGAATATCAAGAACAGGTGTCTTCATTATACTTTAACGATATAAAAACTCTGGTGCTGGAGAAAACCGGGTCGAATATGAACATCATTGACAGTTATTTAAGTGCTTTTGGGATGCATTGTGAACTGACAACGTCCCCGGCTAGCGCAATTAATATGTTGGAACTGGAAAACAGCAAGTTCTCAGCGCCCTTTGATCTGCTGATTCTTGATTATGACACGCCCACCAGCGGCGGGTTTAAATTTGTTGAAATGCTTCAGGCAAACAAAAAAATAGTCAAAAAACCTAAGGTGATTATGCTGTTGCCGATGATGCGGGAGGATTTGTTTGACAAACTGGATACCCAGGGCGTTGACATCGGCATCGGAAAACCGATTATTCCATCGGTTTTATACAACGGCATTCTGGAAATTTTCAGGACCAAAGCCCTTGTTGTCAATCAGCAGTTTACTCAGGAAGAAATCAGACAGGAGATAATGGAAAATTCCTATGGTGTTTTAGTGGTAGAAGACAATAAAACCAACCAGCTGATTGCCAAATCCCTGCTTGAACCGGTGGGTTTTCGTGTGTGGCTGGGGAATGATGGCCAGGAAGGGATTGCGCTGTTTAAAACCTATCAGAATGACATCGATTTAGTGCTGATGGATCTGCACATGCCGATTCTTAATGGCTATGAAGCTGCCGAAAAGATTCGGGAAATTTCGCCAGATGTGCCGATTGTGGCGATGACTGCGGATGTGATTCAGGGTGTTAAAGAAAAGTGTGAAGCTGCCGGCATCCATCACTACATCAGTAAACCCTTTGACCCGGAACGATTTGTGGAAACAGTCAGCGAAATTATCCGGGCCAACCAAAATACTGAAAGCGAGACCGAAGTCGTTCCGATTTCTGAAATAATTAAAAAAGATGAATTGGATACCGTTGTGCTTGATCGCCAACAAGGACTCAACTATATGGGAAACAACAAAGCACTGTATGAGAGTGTTCTAAAGGCTTATTTTGAGGAGAATCAGGAAATTAATATCAACCTGGCTGCAGCGATTAAAAATAAAGGTTATGAAGAAGCCACCCAGATGGTGCATAAGGTTAAAAGTAGCTCAGGAAGTATCGGTGCAAAACAGGTTTTTCAGATTGCTATGAATTTGCAAGAAGCCCTTGAAGACAGATCGGAAGAAAAGATAGCGCGACTGTATCCCCAGTTTATCAAAGCAATGGATGCATTACTGGCAGACATCGAAAAAAGCTGA
- a CDS encoding MFS transporter — MLNIASRIDQLPLTPMLKKVLLLTGLGWMFDAMDQGMVSGVMAAIGKEWALDPSQLGLLGSIGMLGMALGAGLSGMAADKWGRRTVIMWTLVIYGVSSALSGFAVNFTMLLILRFCTGFGLGGELPAASTLVSEFSPTRIRGRNVIILESFWAWGWLIAAFVAYLFIPVYGWRMAFLVGGIPALFAALFRMSVPESPRYLESVGKTAEAEALLKTMEKQANITSPIMSDESKTDKLSHIKASFLDLWSKPYVRSTIVLWVIWFGINFGYYGFVLWTPSLLVAKGFTLTKSFEFTLIMCVAQLPGYFSAAYLIEKVGRKKVLAIYFAGTALAAWLFGHAGSVEQILIYGSMLYFFSLGAWGCVYAYTPEVYPTFFRATGSGWAAAFGRIGAFIAPFVVPVIYNFYGTEVGYTNVFITLTLVFAVVAVVVAVFGKETMGKTLEEINTPHI, encoded by the coding sequence ATGTTAAATATTGCTTCGCGTATTGATCAGCTGCCATTGACTCCGATGTTGAAGAAGGTACTTCTTTTAACCGGACTGGGGTGGATGTTTGATGCTATGGATCAGGGCATGGTTTCCGGTGTGATGGCGGCCATTGGTAAGGAATGGGCTTTGGATCCCAGCCAGCTGGGTTTGCTGGGGAGTATTGGGATGCTCGGTATGGCTCTGGGTGCCGGCTTGTCTGGGATGGCCGCCGATAAATGGGGCCGCCGAACCGTTATTATGTGGACCCTGGTCATTTATGGGGTGTCCAGCGCCCTGTCCGGGTTTGCGGTTAATTTTACGATGTTATTGATTTTAAGATTCTGTACCGGTTTTGGCCTGGGTGGTGAATTACCAGCCGCTTCCACCTTGGTCAGTGAATTCTCGCCCACCCGAATCCGAGGCAGAAATGTTATTATTCTGGAAAGTTTCTGGGCCTGGGGATGGCTGATTGCGGCCTTTGTCGCCTACTTGTTTATTCCGGTTTATGGATGGCGGATGGCCTTTCTGGTGGGTGGTATTCCGGCTTTATTTGCAGCCTTATTTCGGATGTCCGTGCCCGAGTCACCGCGATATCTGGAATCAGTGGGAAAAACGGCTGAAGCTGAAGCACTGCTGAAGACCATGGAAAAGCAGGCGAATATTACCAGTCCGATTATGTCTGATGAAAGCAAAACCGACAAACTCAGCCATATCAAGGCATCATTCTTAGATTTATGGTCCAAACCATATGTCCGATCAACCATTGTTTTGTGGGTAATCTGGTTTGGTATTAATTTTGGCTACTATGGTTTTGTTTTGTGGACCCCATCATTATTGGTGGCAAAAGGCTTTACGCTGACCAAAAGCTTTGAATTTACGTTGATCATGTGCGTGGCGCAGTTGCCGGGATATTTTAGTGCCGCATATCTGATTGAAAAAGTGGGACGAAAAAAAGTACTGGCTATTTATTTTGCCGGAACGGCTCTGGCGGCCTGGTTATTTGGTCATGCCGGCAGTGTTGAGCAAATTCTGATCTATGGTTCCATGCTTTATTTCTTTAGTTTGGGTGCCTGGGGATGCGTTTATGCTTACACCCCAGAAGTCTATCCGACTTTTTTCAGAGCAACCGGCTCTGGTTGGGCAGCCGCATTTGGACGAATCGGCGCTTTTATCGCCCCCTTTGTGGTCCCGGTGATCTATAATTTTTATGGCACCGAAGTTGGTTATACCAATGTATTTATTACCCTGACCCTGGTCTTTGCGGTGGTGGCAGTTGTCGTTGCGGTATTTGGTAAAGAGACCATGGGAAAAACCCTGGAAGAAATAAACACGCCCCATATTTAA